One Idiomarina loihiensis L2TR genomic window carries:
- a CDS encoding phosphopentomutase, which yields MSRAIVLVLDSFGIGSAPDADKFGDEGADTFGHIAEYRYQHGQPLQLPNLTRLGLAEAHKEATGTYAKGFHEVETHGAYACAAELSSGKDTPSGHWELMGVPVHFEWGYFQDKENSFPNELLAQILKACELDGYLGNCHASGTEILKQLGEQHIRSSYPIFYTSADSVFQIAAHEEHFGLERLYQVCEKVRALIEPYNIGRVIARPFVGDKADNFERTANRKDYSVLPPKPTVLDKLQNKGGKVIAIGKISDIFAGQGVSESVKASGLNGLLTATLNAMEKAPENTLIFTNLVDFDTLYGHRRDIDGYARELETFDQWLPVIESAMTPDDVLVLTADHGCDPTWQGTDHTRELIPLLLSGQNVQAGNRGKRHSFADLGQTLCRLFDLPAMEEGKAIKLS from the coding sequence ATGAGCAGAGCCATTGTTCTGGTATTAGATTCGTTTGGTATTGGTTCAGCCCCCGACGCTGATAAGTTTGGTGATGAAGGCGCTGATACTTTTGGCCATATTGCGGAATACAGGTATCAGCACGGACAACCCCTGCAGTTACCTAACCTTACCCGGCTGGGTTTAGCTGAAGCTCATAAAGAAGCGACAGGCACCTATGCCAAAGGTTTTCACGAAGTGGAAACTCATGGCGCCTATGCTTGTGCTGCAGAACTCTCGTCTGGAAAAGACACACCCTCTGGTCACTGGGAGCTAATGGGCGTTCCTGTACACTTCGAATGGGGTTATTTCCAGGATAAAGAAAACAGCTTTCCCAATGAATTATTAGCTCAAATTCTTAAGGCCTGCGAACTCGACGGTTACCTTGGTAATTGCCATGCTTCGGGCACAGAAATCCTAAAGCAGTTAGGTGAGCAGCACATTCGTAGCAGTTATCCTATTTTTTACACTTCGGCCGACTCCGTGTTTCAAATTGCCGCGCACGAAGAACATTTTGGTCTGGAGCGTTTATATCAGGTATGCGAGAAGGTTCGGGCTCTTATAGAGCCATATAATATTGGTCGCGTTATTGCGCGTCCTTTTGTTGGCGATAAAGCGGACAACTTTGAGCGTACAGCCAATCGAAAAGACTACTCTGTTTTACCACCTAAGCCGACGGTGCTGGATAAGCTTCAAAATAAAGGCGGCAAGGTTATTGCTATCGGTAAAATCTCGGATATTTTTGCCGGGCAGGGCGTTTCCGAGTCGGTCAAAGCCTCGGGGCTGAACGGGCTTTTAACTGCGACATTAAACGCAATGGAGAAAGCCCCGGAGAACACATTAATTTTTACCAATTTAGTGGATTTTGACACCTTATACGGACACCGGCGGGACATTGATGGCTATGCCCGGGAACTGGAAACGTTCGACCAATGGTTGCCTGTTATTGAATCGGCAATGACACCGGATGATGTTTTAGTATTAACCGCTGATCACGGCTGTGACCCCACCTGGCAGGGAACCGATCATACCCGTGAACTTATTCCTTTATTACTGTCGGGTCAAAACGTGCAGGCGGGTAACCGGGGGAAACGACACAGTTTTGCCGATTTAGGGCAGACACTGTGTCGTTTATTTGACTTACCGGCGATGGAAGAAGGCAAGGCGATTAAGCTTAGCTAA